From Pontibacter actiniarum, a single genomic window includes:
- the cysK gene encoding cysteine synthase A, translating to MKANTVLEAIGNTPHVRINKLYNKDVEVWMKLERSNPGGSIKDRIALAMIEDAERKGILKEDSVIIEPTSGNTGVGLAMVAAVKGYQLILVMPESMSIERRRLMAAYGAKLELTPREKGMKGAIERAREMVQENSDAWMPMQFDNEANTQIHIDTTAQEILQDFPDGLDYLITGVGTGGHITGVAKVLKDKFPNLKVFAVEPAASPVLSGGEPGPHPLQGIGAGFIPQIMDTTLLDGVIKVQQDEAFDYTRRAAREEGLFVGISSGASLAAVGKKIEEEVPEGAKVLTFCYDTGERYLSVEGLFV from the coding sequence ATGAAAGCGAATACAGTACTCGAAGCCATAGGCAACACACCGCACGTGCGCATCAATAAGCTTTATAACAAGGACGTGGAAGTCTGGATGAAGCTGGAGCGCAGCAACCCGGGCGGCAGCATAAAAGACCGCATTGCCCTGGCCATGATTGAAGATGCCGAACGCAAGGGCATCCTGAAAGAGGATAGCGTGATTATCGAGCCTACCTCCGGTAACACGGGCGTGGGGCTGGCCATGGTGGCGGCTGTAAAAGGCTACCAGCTCATTTTGGTTATGCCGGAGTCGATGTCGATTGAGCGCCGCCGCCTGATGGCCGCCTACGGGGCCAAGCTGGAGCTGACGCCGCGTGAGAAGGGGATGAAAGGCGCCATAGAGCGTGCGCGGGAGATGGTGCAGGAAAACAGCGATGCCTGGATGCCGATGCAGTTCGACAACGAGGCGAACACGCAGATCCACATAGATACGACTGCCCAGGAGATTCTGCAGGACTTCCCGGACGGGCTGGACTACCTGATTACTGGCGTGGGCACCGGAGGGCATATCACCGGGGTGGCTAAAGTGCTGAAAGATAAGTTCCCGAACCTGAAAGTGTTTGCTGTGGAGCCTGCCGCTTCGCCCGTGCTGAGCGGAGGGGAGCCGGGGCCGCACCCGCTGCAGGGTATTGGCGCAGGGTTCATTCCTCAGATTATGGATACCACGCTGCTGGATGGCGTGATAAAGGTACAGCAGGACGAAGCCTTTGACTACACTCGCCGTGCCGCCCGCGAAGAAGGGCTGTTTGTCGGCATTTCTTCCGGGGCCTCGCTGGCGGCTGTTGGTAAAAAGATAGAGGAGGAAGTTCCCGAGGGAGCCAAGGTGCTTACTTTCTGCTACGATACCGGCGAGCGCTATCTGTCTGTAGAGGGGCTGTTCGTGTAA
- a CDS encoding DUF2267 domain-containing protein produces MGFNFEDKQKDAINLLKKVAEEMGTEDLNQAARVFRAVLQAIRDRLPVNDAVHFAAQLPIIWKGVYYDQYDPAKVPVKIRDRKEWIEFIRSKNAFAANNDFQQDSDIVEAFQEVFKALHHCVSAEELQKVKDAMHQDIQELLEV; encoded by the coding sequence ATGGGTTTTAACTTTGAGGACAAACAGAAAGACGCCATCAACCTACTGAAAAAAGTAGCCGAGGAGATGGGGACGGAAGACCTTAACCAGGCAGCCCGAGTATTTCGGGCAGTGCTGCAGGCAATCCGCGACAGGCTTCCGGTAAACGACGCCGTGCACTTCGCCGCACAGCTCCCCATTATCTGGAAAGGCGTGTACTACGACCAATACGACCCGGCCAAAGTGCCGGTAAAGATCCGCGACAGGAAAGAGTGGATTGAGTTTATACGCAGCAAGAACGCTTTTGCAGCCAACAACGACTTTCAGCAGGACAGCGATATTGTGGAGGCGTTCCAGGAGGTGTTTAAGGCGCTGCACCACTGTGTGTCGGCGGAAGAGCTGCAGAAGGTGAAAGACGCCATGCACCAGGATATTCAGGAGCTGCTGGAAGTATAA
- the epsC gene encoding serine O-acetyltransferase EpsC, with amino-acid sequence MNSQLLETLFNSHQKAKHQVPASAMCNLVEGVLQLLFPPLADERFDTVQELEAFADGLQVNMMRILTSMEQELPMPAGELAERMMQELPYTYELLLLDAKAIAAGDPAAQSIEEVIRTYPGFKAVAIYRMAHTLYQLRVPLLPRVLTEYAHARTGIDIHPGAQIGSRFCIDHGTGLVIGETCVIGNHVKVYQGVTLGALSVDKAMANIKRHPTIEDNVVIYAGATILGGNTVVGSNSIIGGNVWLTESVPPYSRVYHNPQINVRRSADPTGIINFSI; translated from the coding sequence GCACCAGGTGCCGGCCTCTGCCATGTGCAACCTGGTGGAGGGGGTGCTGCAACTACTGTTCCCGCCGCTGGCTGATGAGCGCTTCGATACGGTGCAGGAGCTGGAGGCGTTTGCCGACGGCTTGCAGGTGAACATGATGCGCATCCTGACGAGCATGGAGCAGGAGCTGCCGATGCCGGCAGGGGAGCTGGCCGAGCGCATGATGCAGGAGCTGCCCTATACTTACGAACTGCTTCTGCTGGATGCCAAAGCCATTGCCGCCGGCGATCCCGCGGCACAAAGTATAGAAGAGGTGATCCGCACCTACCCGGGCTTTAAGGCCGTGGCCATTTACCGCATGGCGCATACCCTTTACCAGTTGCGGGTGCCGCTGCTGCCGCGTGTGCTGACCGAGTATGCCCACGCCCGCACCGGTATCGACATCCATCCCGGTGCCCAGATCGGCTCGCGCTTCTGCATAGACCACGGCACCGGCCTCGTGATCGGGGAGACCTGCGTGATCGGTAACCATGTGAAGGTGTACCAGGGCGTAACGCTCGGGGCGCTTAGCGTGGACAAAGCGATGGCCAACATCAAGCGCCACCCCACCATAGAGGATAACGTGGTGATTTACGCCGGGGCAACCATACTGGGCGGCAACACGGTGGTAGGCTCCAACAGCATCATCGGGGGCAACGTGTGGCTGACCGAAAGCGTACCGCCCTACTCGCGCGTGTACCACAACCCGCAGATAAACGTGCGCCGTTCCGCTGATCCGACCGGCATCATCAATTTTTCCATCTAA